From the genome of Streptomyces sp. NBC_01317, one region includes:
- a CDS encoding SDR family oxidoreductase gives MATPNKTVLLTGGSGVLGTALIPRLRHHRVIALAHRNKPSGCHRVVPADVSRPLLGLDAATYHELCAEVDVVIHAAGMVKFSSTAEEMDTLNVQGARGMSQFAVDAGAPLIHVSTAYVARAEEIRAAGGDQAGRAGSSPSLYVTSKLAGEKAVRDSGAQAVIVRPSIIIGDSVTGEISEAQGLHTFAHNVMRNRLPFVPSDPAGYVDFVPQDVVARAVVTLLDRDVRDGEYWLSSGVHALTTYRLTEVIIEEAAARGITVNPLRVLSPDIVERLVRPAFFDVVPDAAKTRLDRLLDMSAVLFHKHPIPSSLTEIPGCESAADGKASENAWRASIRHMIQSRYKVYATA, from the coding sequence ATGGCAACGCCGAACAAGACCGTTCTGCTCACCGGCGGCTCCGGAGTGCTCGGCACCGCACTCATACCGCGGCTGCGGCACCACCGCGTGATCGCCCTGGCCCATCGAAACAAGCCCTCCGGCTGCCACCGGGTGGTGCCCGCGGACGTCTCCCGGCCCTTGCTGGGTCTCGACGCCGCCACCTACCACGAGCTCTGCGCCGAGGTGGACGTCGTGATCCACGCCGCGGGCATGGTGAAGTTCAGCAGCACCGCGGAGGAGATGGACACCCTCAACGTGCAGGGCGCCCGCGGCATGTCGCAGTTCGCCGTCGACGCCGGCGCACCCCTCATCCACGTCAGCACGGCGTACGTAGCGCGCGCGGAGGAGATCCGGGCAGCGGGTGGAGACCAGGCCGGCCGGGCCGGCAGCAGTCCCTCGCTGTACGTGACCTCCAAACTCGCCGGCGAGAAGGCCGTCCGGGACAGCGGCGCCCAGGCCGTGATCGTACGTCCGTCGATCATCATCGGTGACTCCGTCACCGGTGAGATCTCCGAGGCGCAAGGGCTGCACACCTTCGCCCACAACGTCATGCGCAACCGGCTGCCCTTCGTACCCAGCGATCCCGCGGGCTACGTCGACTTCGTCCCCCAGGATGTGGTGGCACGGGCCGTCGTGACGCTGCTGGACAGGGACGTGCGGGACGGGGAGTACTGGCTCAGCAGCGGGGTCCACGCCCTGACCACGTACCGGCTGACCGAAGTGATCATCGAAGAGGCGGCCGCCCGGGGTATCACGGTCAACCCCCTGCGGGTCCTCTCCCCGGACATCGTGGAACGCCTGGTGCGCCCCGCGTTCTTCGACGTGGTACCCGACGCGGCGAAGACACGGCTCGACCGGCTGCTGGACATGAGCGCCGTGCTCTTCCACAAGCACCCGATCCCCAGTTCGCTGACCGAGATCCCCGGCTGCGAGTCCGCGGCGGACGGCAAGGCCAGCGAGAACGCATGGCGGGCATCCATCCGCCACATGATCCAGAGCCGGTACAAGGTCTACGCCACGGCTTGA
- a CDS encoding aspartate aminotransferase family protein has translation MNTSERSGGISADDAIALHRAHLSRGRSQLAAMFGNLVEQSASGARVTTTDGQEFLNCGGYGVFFTGAGHPHIVAAVQQQAQTQALSTRLFLDPVVGLAAQALTSVAPAGLDRVHFSGSGTEATETAIKLARAHGKRRLISMENGYHGKTVGALSLTANSFYQDPFRPLLPYVQHVPFGDTKALATALVAGGGDACVVVEPVQSEAGVIMPPPGYLKEVAALCREHNAFLVVDEVMTGLGRLGAWWGCDLAEVRPDILLIGKALSGGVVPVAAALATPEVFAPFDADPFLHTSTYSGAPIAMAAARATIEVIRDEELVDRADRAGARLLAGLRAIAADRAPHLVLEVRGAGLLIGLELVDASQAGELLLELVDRHVVVNHSLNAHPVVRITPPAVITPDEEIQLLEAVDGALAAMAKKF, from the coding sequence ATGAACACATCCGAACGGTCCGGCGGTATATCGGCCGATGACGCGATCGCCCTTCACCGTGCGCACCTGAGCCGAGGCCGCAGCCAACTCGCGGCGATGTTCGGCAACCTCGTCGAGCAGTCCGCGTCCGGCGCCCGCGTCACCACCACCGATGGCCAGGAATTCCTCAACTGCGGCGGCTACGGCGTCTTCTTCACCGGAGCCGGGCACCCGCACATCGTCGCGGCCGTACAACAGCAGGCGCAGACGCAGGCCCTCTCCACTCGTCTCTTCCTCGACCCCGTCGTCGGACTCGCCGCCCAGGCGCTGACCTCCGTCGCACCGGCCGGGCTCGACCGGGTCCACTTCTCCGGATCCGGTACCGAGGCCACGGAGACGGCCATCAAACTGGCACGGGCCCACGGAAAGCGCCGGCTGATCTCGATGGAGAACGGCTATCACGGCAAGACCGTCGGAGCCCTGTCCCTGACGGCGAACTCCTTCTACCAGGATCCGTTCCGGCCGCTGCTGCCGTACGTGCAGCACGTCCCTTTCGGTGACACGAAGGCGTTGGCCACAGCCCTCGTGGCGGGCGGCGGCGACGCCTGCGTCGTGGTCGAACCGGTACAGAGCGAGGCCGGCGTGATCATGCCGCCCCCCGGTTACCTCAAGGAAGTGGCTGCCCTGTGCCGCGAGCACAACGCCTTCCTGGTGGTCGACGAGGTGATGACCGGACTGGGACGGCTGGGCGCTTGGTGGGGCTGCGATCTCGCGGAGGTACGGCCGGACATCCTGCTGATCGGCAAGGCCCTGTCCGGGGGAGTGGTTCCGGTAGCGGCGGCGCTGGCCACCCCGGAGGTGTTCGCTCCCTTCGACGCCGATCCCTTCCTGCACACATCCACCTACTCCGGGGCGCCCATCGCGATGGCCGCGGCACGCGCCACCATCGAGGTGATCCGCGACGAGGAACTGGTCGACCGGGCCGACAGGGCGGGCGCCCGGCTGCTGGCCGGCCTGCGCGCCATAGCCGCCGACCGGGCCCCCCACCTGGTCCTGGAGGTGCGCGGTGCCGGCCTGCTCATCGGCCTCGAACTCGTCGACGCGAGCCAGGCCGGGGAACTGCTGCTGGAGCTGGTCGACCGCCACGTGGTGGTCAATCACTCGCTCAACGCGCACCCCGTCGTACGCATCACCCCGCCCGCCGTCATCACCCCCGACGAGGAGATCCAGCTGCTGGAAGCGGTGGACGGGGCGCTGGCCGCCATGGCGAAGAAGTTCTGA
- a CDS encoding SRPBCC family protein, whose amino-acid sequence MNHAARVEEGILVRASAESVYRAVSDVRRMGEWSPECVGAWSRSRRFEPGTRFIGWNRKRLWFWFTSCTVVRAECPRDFAFTVHTFGMPVALWGYRFEDRDSGCLVTEYWEDLRTGRSAPVAKLLGLVFTGTAAKRRTEVNREGMRATLSRLRAVAERA is encoded by the coding sequence ATGAATCACGCAGCGCGGGTCGAGGAGGGAATCTTAGTCAGGGCTTCCGCCGAGTCCGTCTACCGTGCGGTGAGCGACGTCCGGCGCATGGGTGAGTGGAGCCCGGAGTGCGTGGGTGCCTGGTCCCGCAGCCGACGGTTCGAGCCGGGAACACGGTTCATCGGGTGGAACCGCAAGCGCCTGTGGTTCTGGTTCACCTCGTGCACCGTCGTGCGCGCCGAATGCCCACGCGACTTCGCCTTCACAGTTCATACGTTCGGGATGCCGGTCGCACTGTGGGGCTACCGCTTCGAGGACCGGGACTCCGGCTGCCTGGTGACGGAGTACTGGGAAGACCTGCGAACCGGTCGCAGCGCCCCGGTCGCCAAACTCCTCGGTCTGGTCTTCACGGGCACCGCGGCGAAGCGCCGCACAGAGGTCAACCGGGAAGGCATGCGCGCCACGCTGAGCAGGCTCAGGGCGGTGGCGGAGAGAGCTTGA
- a CDS encoding 4Fe-4S dicluster domain-containing protein: MTHVVTEQCVHCKFAECITYCPVACFREAGTFLVIDPEECIDCGNCVEACPADAIYPEGELPPELEPALEWNARLALQLPLATTDVAPLADAEDWVGRPDKWQMLKGEEALRVDSP; encoded by the coding sequence GTGACTCACGTCGTCACCGAACAGTGCGTGCACTGCAAGTTCGCCGAGTGCATCACCTACTGCCCGGTCGCTTGCTTCCGCGAGGCGGGCACGTTCCTCGTGATCGATCCCGAGGAGTGCATCGACTGCGGCAACTGCGTCGAGGCGTGCCCGGCCGACGCCATCTACCCGGAGGGCGAACTGCCGCCCGAGCTCGAACCGGCCCTTGAGTGGAACGCCCGGCTCGCACTCCAGTTGCCGCTGGCCACCACCGATGTCGCGCCGCTCGCCGACGCCGAGGACTGGGTCGGACGACCGGACAAGTGGCAGATGCTCAAGGGAGAAGAGGCCCTCCGTGTCGACTCTCCCTGA
- a CDS encoding alpha/beta hydrolase family protein: MDLVTSAVDPAPSPEGQKLFDLFRRPQGRSRPRPVERAAIESARTDELTVGGTTVVTYAWGDGERPVLLVHGWESRASRYAKLVARLVKVGYSPVSFDAAGHGESGGDGTTLLEYCAVIMELHRSHGDFAAVVGHSFGALATFLSLPQGLRTERLVAISAVPDFDYLVESFCSKAGVGPRMEDEVRHRLERELYPGEDMWTRFSVVHHAPLVNVPLLLIHDENDEAVGVEQAERIAGVFGDRARLVTTHRFGHQRILGSPHVVDEIVRFVTGEESTAARRQTEVTTR; this comes from the coding sequence ATGGATCTCGTGACGTCGGCCGTCGACCCGGCCCCGAGCCCCGAAGGGCAGAAGCTGTTCGACCTCTTCCGCCGACCCCAAGGACGCTCTCGGCCACGGCCCGTGGAACGGGCCGCCATCGAGAGCGCGCGGACCGACGAGCTGACCGTCGGCGGCACGACGGTCGTCACCTACGCCTGGGGCGACGGTGAGCGTCCGGTGCTGCTGGTGCACGGCTGGGAGTCGCGCGCGTCGCGTTACGCCAAACTCGTCGCCCGGCTGGTCAAGGTCGGTTACAGCCCGGTGTCCTTCGACGCGGCGGGTCACGGGGAGTCCGGCGGTGACGGCACGACCCTCCTCGAATACTGCGCCGTCATCATGGAACTGCACCGCTCGCACGGAGACTTCGCGGCCGTCGTGGGCCACTCCTTCGGCGCCCTGGCCACCTTTCTGTCACTGCCGCAGGGGCTGCGCACGGAGCGGCTCGTAGCCATCAGCGCCGTACCCGACTTCGACTACCTGGTCGAATCGTTCTGCAGCAAGGCGGGAGTGGGGCCGCGGATGGAGGACGAGGTCCGCCACCGTCTGGAGCGTGAGCTCTACCCCGGTGAGGACATGTGGACACGATTCTCGGTCGTGCACCACGCCCCCCTCGTGAACGTCCCGCTCCTCCTGATCCATGACGAGAACGACGAGGCCGTCGGCGTGGAGCAGGCGGAGCGCATCGCCGGGGTCTTCGGTGACCGCGCGCGCCTGGTCACCACCCACAGGTTCGGACACCAGCGGATCCTCGGGTCCCCCCATGTCGTCGACGAGATCGTCCGGTTCGTCACCGGCGAGGAATCCACCGCCGCCCGCCGGCAGACAGAGGTGACAACACGATGA
- the fabI gene encoding enoyl-ACP reductase FabI, with product MSGLLAGKRVLVTGVLMESSIAFHTARLAQEQGAEVILTGYGRISLVERIAKRLPEPAPVIELDVQNEEHLESLADRVRELAGKDARLDGVVHSIAFAPQDALGGNFLATGWESVATAVEVSAYSLKSLAMACLPLMKEDGGAIVGLDFDASTAWPGYDWMGVAKAALEATSRYVARDLGPLGIRCNLVAAGPIKTMAARNIPGFETFREVWETRAPLGWDLSDPEPAARGVVTLLSDWFPRTTGEIVHVDGGVHAIGA from the coding sequence ATGAGCGGTCTTCTCGCGGGCAAGCGTGTCCTGGTGACGGGCGTCCTGATGGAATCCTCGATCGCCTTCCACACCGCCCGGCTCGCCCAGGAGCAGGGCGCCGAGGTGATCCTCACCGGTTACGGCCGGATCAGCCTCGTCGAGCGCATCGCCAAGCGACTGCCGGAGCCGGCTCCTGTCATCGAGCTCGACGTCCAGAACGAGGAACACCTGGAGAGCCTCGCCGACCGCGTCCGTGAGCTGGCGGGCAAGGACGCGCGCCTCGACGGCGTCGTGCACTCCATAGCCTTCGCCCCGCAGGACGCGCTGGGAGGCAACTTCCTGGCCACCGGCTGGGAGTCGGTGGCGACCGCCGTCGAGGTGTCCGCCTACTCCCTCAAGTCGCTCGCCATGGCGTGCCTGCCGCTCATGAAGGAGGACGGCGGGGCGATCGTGGGTCTCGACTTCGACGCGAGCACGGCCTGGCCCGGGTACGACTGGATGGGGGTGGCGAAAGCGGCGCTCGAGGCCACCTCGCGCTATGTCGCCCGTGATCTCGGGCCGCTCGGCATCCGCTGCAACCTGGTGGCCGCGGGACCGATCAAGACCATGGCGGCCCGGAACATACCGGGGTTCGAGACCTTCCGCGAGGTGTGGGAGACCCGTGCCCCCCTGGGCTGGGACCTCTCCGACCCCGAACCGGCGGCGCGCGGCGTCGTGACCCTGTTGTCCGACTGGTTCCCCCGGACCACGGGCGAGATCGTGCATGTCGACGGTGGTGTGCACGCGATCGGTGCGTGA
- a CDS encoding TetR/AcrR family transcriptional regulator: MGVAGTQSDGRVARGNQTRQLILGRAVEIASVEGLAALSMGQLASELNLSKSGVFALFGSKEDLQLATIRAAITVYLEHVVQPARDLPPGIGRLWRLCTGWLTYSRERVFPGGCFFYSVTAEYDAREGKVHDTVAAARTNWLSYMEQVAREAQRVGELAEDADIPQLVFELVAFLEMANAESVLHNDFTCYDKADKAVLSRLRAVATDTSVLPAAA; encoded by the coding sequence ATGGGTGTAGCAGGGACACAATCCGACGGCCGGGTCGCGCGCGGCAACCAGACCCGTCAACTGATCCTCGGCCGTGCGGTGGAGATCGCGTCGGTGGAGGGCCTCGCGGCGCTGTCCATGGGGCAACTCGCGAGTGAGCTGAACCTGAGCAAGAGTGGTGTGTTCGCGCTGTTCGGGTCCAAGGAGGATCTCCAGCTCGCCACGATCCGCGCGGCGATCACGGTGTATCTGGAGCACGTGGTCCAGCCCGCTCGCGATCTGCCTCCGGGCATCGGCCGGCTGTGGCGGCTGTGCACGGGGTGGCTCACGTACTCCCGTGAACGCGTCTTCCCCGGCGGCTGCTTCTTCTACTCGGTCACCGCCGAGTACGACGCCCGCGAGGGAAAGGTGCACGACACGGTCGCCGCCGCCCGCACCAACTGGCTCTCCTACATGGAGCAGGTCGCGCGGGAAGCCCAGCGGGTGGGCGAGCTCGCGGAGGACGCCGACATCCCCCAGCTCGTCTTCGAACTCGTGGCGTTCCTGGAGATGGCGAACGCCGAGTCCGTCCTGCACAACGACTTCACGTGCTACGACAAGGCTGACAAGGCCGTGCTGTCCCGCCTGCGCGCGGTGGCCACCGATACGTCGGTGTTGCCTGCCGCCGCCTGA